Genomic DNA from Brassica rapa cultivar Chiifu-401-42 chromosome A04, CAAS_Brap_v3.01, whole genome shotgun sequence:
CTTTTGGACAGCTGATTTCGACAATTCAGGCTCTTGGATTTGGCGTCGGCTGATGAATCTAAGGCAAATTGCTCGTCCGTTTGTGTGTTGTCGAATTCAGTCGGGTAACGATGCTCTCTTCTGGCATGATAATTGGACAGGCCTAGGACCTTTAATTGATATATCTAGAGCAAATGGACCTCGTGTTTTGGGGATCAGAAGCATGGCTAAGGTTACAGAAGCGATTTCTGGTGATTCTTGGGCTCTGCCTAGAGGTCGCCATCGGATCATTCAGCTCATCAAGGCTTGTTTGCCGGCTGAGCCTCCGGTGCTATCACCTTTAATCCCGGATTTATTTCTTTGGAAAAACAGTCCTGACTCTGAGCCTGGTCAGTTTAAAGCTTCACGCACCTTGGAGACTTTGGTTCCTGCTCCACCACCTGTCTCGTGGCACAAGACCATCTGGTTAAAGGTTCGAATTCCCAAGCATTCCTTTATAGCATGGGTTGCAATTCTGAACAGGCTCCCGACAAGGGATAGGCTTCGTCAATGGAGTCCCGAGACATCACCGACCTGTCTTCTTTGTGACTCCTCAGATGAGAACCGTGATCACCTGTTTCTTGGTTGCCATTATTCTCAAGATGTTTGGAATCATTTTTTCAGACACTCTAATTTCAATCTGCCTGCGGATTTTGAGGCTATCTTTCAGTGGCTTCCTTCATCATCTACAAATCTCAAAGTTAGAACCATATGCAATCTGCTTGTCCAAGCTATCGTGTATGCGTTATGGAAAGAGAGAAATTTAAGATTGCATACTTCCTCTAGTCGCCACTCTTTGCTTCTGGTCAAAGAGGTTAAAGTGATCCTCAAAGCGAAGCTGTTTGGTCTAGACCGTTCTCCACCTGGGCGCAGCTTGCAACAGTCTACTTCCTCTTCAGAGACCTATTTACATGAGTGGTTTCACCATTTCGACGTCTAAGATACTGCTAAGATAATTCTCAAAGGCTTCTTTCATACTGCAcaagtgttttttttaaattttatttgccGTAACCAATCATTGTAGTTTTGTAGTTTTTCTTCAACTTTTTGTATTCGGAAACGATGTCCCTTTATGGGAGGagattgaataaaaaaaaaaaatatttttgtcgaaaaaaaaaaaaaaaaaaaaaaaaaaactttgcacATGCATGTGCAATCAAAATTTCCAAATAATCCAACTCATAGTACCACAAATAATCATCGCTGAGAACCATGAAATTATCAAAAAAGACATGAAAAAATTATGTTGTAGAGTAAAATCAATCAagttattttattcaaaaaacaaTCGGGTTCATTGTATACATAACTAAACatgtaagagcatctccaaaagatactctataacttcaaatatgaagttttttgcactctaaaaagaaacttcaaaacttcaaatttgaagttttgaggagtgaaactctatatttgaagtttcactcctcaaaacttcaaatttgaagtttcatatttttatttgcattttggtccctaATCACACATCACTTTTATGATTCATAAACaatttcttgtttttgttttaatctttaaaaaatatttctcataaatattttaaattttgtttacagatttttaattttacacataaaattaaataaactttaaaataagatttaaatattttaagctagatttagacaacaataatatacaaaaaaaacttaacaaaaagattttaaaaaattacatgaagacataactattacacaaatttaaatataacaacAACACAAATAGTCAGGTAAGTTTGATCCGGaaccttcaaattttcaaatattgttaaattttttgtgtaactgaagatggttgatgttgttgtttttgatgtttttttcgtacaattcttttttgttcataccgaatatattcacgagtattaatatcatcgaaaaaattagtcttttagcaatcttttatgtttctcttttactttcttgttatgatctaatgtatttacaagtatcaatatTATTCGATTTCAATATCTTTTAActcgtaatctacaaagtaaaaatgaggagagtcatttttacttcgaaatgcaataatagatcatatatgcattacgaaaatcattttatgaACTAATATGctattttgtttgaagtttataattaattaagttatttttctttaaatatttatattaaatataatattttattaattaatattgttgtaatatgtttatatatgtgctagttattgctagttatttacaaaaattttatgaattcaaattagttatgacaaatttaaggaccatattataaaatataaatagttttgaaattgagtttgaagttttgcttttggagaagaacacatttaaacttcaaatatagaattttgaaaacttcaaaatagagtttatttttggagatgctctaaaccCGTTGCtgtgtccaaaaaaaaaacattgctcATTATTTCCAACTGAGAAAAATGATAATAACTCTCTCAAAGTAACATCGACATTAATAAAGCGGAATACTATAGTTTCCATCAATTGCTTTTCTTTGGATTCAACAACTCTTTAAACCACTTAGCCGATTTCTTGGGGTATCTCTTACATCCATCTTTGAAATCCACATAAACCAACCCGAACCGGACGGTGTATCCCATTGCCCATTCGAAGTTGTCCAACAAAGACCACGCAAAAAATCCCTTGACGTTGGCTCCCACCCTATAATATCATTTAACAAAAGCATTTGCCAACACCGTTACATAAATGTATATGTTTGTTAACATAGCATAAAAATACTTACGAGATTGCGTCTTGAACCATCTCGAGATGTCGAGCGTAGTAATCGATTCTATCGCCGTCTTTGAGGAATATTTTGTCCGTACTAAATTCATCTCTCCCTACAATAAATATATCATCCAGAAACTAGAACTCATTGTCGAATATTCATAAAtgtatatatcaatcaaaagaaAGCTCATGGCCTTGTGAATTACCGTTTTCGGTTATGTACATGACCGGGTCTTTGAACTTGTATTTTGCATAGAGGACAAGATCACGAATACCCTTTGGATATATCAAAAGCCAATCTGATGCAgcctataaaaataaaataaaaacacatataTAAGGTTTTAGTCTCTTACCGTGTAGTTTTAACCTAAAAATTACAAGATTTTAGAAGATTAATCTAGACAAGTACCTTTGGACCAATGGGAACACCTTCTCTTTCACctaataacatttttttgtcaCGCATAAATATTcgattaatttgttttaaaatggtaaaaaagATGTTGGATGAAGCAAAAACGAACCTGTGACACTGGCACAAGGATCAGAGAACATTGTAACCTGTTCGGTGGAGCAGGGGACATCCTTTGCGTAAGTGGAAGAGTAATAATTGATGCCAATGAAATCATATGAGCCCTTAAGCATCTTAGATTGTTTCGCAGTGAAAGTAGGCAACCGACCGCCTTTTACGTTGTTGACCATGTCGATAGGGTATTTACCGGTCACGAGTGGCTCCATGAAGTAGTCAAATGTGAAAGCCATGGCTCGTGCCGCAGCTAACCTATCTTCCGCCGATTCTGTATAGGGCAAGTTCCAACCCGCATTCAAAGCGATACCAACTTGACCCTTTTGAGATGCCTGTTGAACAACATTCAAGAGCAAGTTTGTTAAGATCCGCAGATGAATAAACTTTAGATTCAGTGATTCATAGTAAGGTTTATTTGTAGCCTAAGATTGCTATAAACATGATCAATTTCAGTAACTTTACTCgcaagaaacagagtagaatcTTGTTTTTTCTCACCTTGTATTTTTTCCTGTAGACCTCGACGGCGGCTCCGTGAGCAAGAATGAGGTTGTGGCCGACGATATAAGGCTCGGTGGCTCCATCTCCAGCGGTGCAATTAGGGTTTGTGAATTTGGAGCATCTACCTGGAGCCATTACACCTGCAACATAACCTTGTTGCACCACTGTCAATGGCTCGTTCAATGTCATCCAGTGCTTCACTCTATCTCCAAAATTCTTAAAGCAAATATCCGCATAATCTCGGAAATCGTTTCTGTTTCatccaccaaaaaaaaacaaaaaagtcaATAAAGTCGGATAGTTTTGATAGTAGTATATTTGAATGTTAATTGTAATGGCTAGTTGAACTAGTCAATTTTGTTTCTATTACTAATGCTAAATAAAACTGAAGGTTTTGAGGACTTACACAATCTCTGAGCCACGGAATCCACCGTAAGCATCTTCAAGACCTTGTGGTGTGTCCCAATGGAACATGGTGGCAAAAGGTTTAATTCCTATAGACAGTAAGATAATATTTGCATTAGTTTCTGCTTGTATTGCGTTTATAACTAAATGGGACatctaaaaaaactaaaaaggatACTTATATTTGAAGGGTGGAAGATGTTATTACTTATTAGTCGCTATCTCACTAGATTGTTTTTAAAAGTCAAAAGATTTATGACTTATGAGTCTATGACTTATTCAGTGGGCAACATGTAATGTTTCATTTAACACTTTACCAAAAAGACATGTAACGTTTCCAAATGTTTACGTGAAAACGTGAACGCCACACATAACTTGTTTGGAAGGCAGCCAAAATTGAAAGGGTGCCACGCATTAAATGATTGTTTTTGAACTTTGAAGATTTAATTTTAAGAGAAAAATGCATTATCACAAGAAGCCATTAGatgaaatatatatgtaaagtATAATACTTGGATTTTCTTCTAAGTAATAGAATTTCACATATACATAAGTCTAAGTTTGAAAAAATTGTTTACTAACATTGTTTGCTAACATTGTTTACTATAAATAAGTCCAAGTTTGAAAAACATTGTTTACTATAAAATCTCAACTTAAAATAATGTGAAACCCAGAGCGTTACTTTAGCTTATTTGTCGAATTGTATGTTGTCTTTTTACCTTTGGACAAAAGCTCATTGATCAAGTTGTTGTAATAGTCAATACCAGCTTGGTTTATTCCTCCTTTTAGATTCCCACCTAAGTAAGAAACAACACGTCAACATTATTGACACTTAAAATTAATCAAATCCCATGTGAACCCCttcaaagagaagaagaagaacttaCGAGGCAATATTCTCGACCACGAGATTGAGAATCTGTAAGCATTGAAGCCAATCTGATGCAATAAAGCCACATCTTCCTGTAATCCAATGTTTTAGTGTATGATATAATCAAAGATTGTGGCTGGTTTTGAGGCCAATGAAAAGTCAGAACAGACAATTTAATTACAGAAAGATAATTACCTTGTAAAGATGGTAAGAGTTATCTGCAACAGACCCATTGCTACCATCCTTTATCTTTTCTGgagaataataaataaaaacattatttgagTTTATCAACTATACTATACTCCCATTGAAGAATCAAAAGCAGAGTAGTTgaaacaaattttgtttttcaagaATAATTCATTTTGGTATTCAATCTCAGAGTGGTCAATCAATCTTTTAATAAGAGCAGATTCACACATATAtgtaaacttttattttttggatCAACTACACATATAACTATTCTTTAGATCCTAAGTGAGATTTAGATCAAAACAAAACCTGGGTATTTTTCAGAGAAGGTATCCCAGATACTTGGTCCTCTACCATCTTCATGAGCACCTCCTTCAACCTGAGAGTGTTAAACAAAACCCATAAACCTTTAATTCAAGAAATAAATCATGGTAATTAGAagaaccaaaaaataaataccTGGTAAGCAGATGTTGCAGACCCAAAAATGAAATCTTCTGGAAAATCACTTCTTCTTAATTTAGGCGTTGAAGAATTGTTCAGGGCAAGAACTCCATTGAAGGCCAAGACAATGAGCACTATtagtaaagaaaaatattttcctCTCATTCTAACTTTTCTTTTGATTGTTAATTTTCCTTTGAGGAGATGAATGAGTGGGACTTTTTAAATACGGAAGCGAATTGTTTAGCacagatgagagagagagagagagaaatttgttttcttttatggCATCAAGTtagtaaataaaatttcaacTAACCCTATCTAGTTATCTTTCAAATAAGGAAAATAAGCAAAACATTAGTTGAAAAAAAACttactccatccgtttcattttgaaaaaatcTTGTTTCTTCCGTTTCATTGTAACTCTTGTTTTAGACTGGTACacataaattaacaaaatatttagttttgtatattttgtaaataaaaatatcattgtaTATAGACAGAACtatattttaatcaatataAAGTTAAACCGaagattaaaattaataaattttgtcttgaaaatttaaaaacaatatttagtaacaaaattttttttttacaatgacgcttaatatgaaacaaaagaatatttatttgcatttttttatttaaccgGCATtgattatctaaaattttacttaTAGTTGagtcattttataaaaaaaatatataaaaagcaATGCACCATCTTGCACGTTTTTCAGACAATTACGGGAAGTGCTAATTTCTAAAGGGAACGTGAAGACGTGTAAGAACTGATGGGACGTCTATTTTCGGTTTCTTGTGCTAAAACTAGAAGCTTGTATAACGGCTATTTATTTCAAATCTTGTTAGATAAAGacattatatacttttattatGTAAAGACTACAGAGTATTATTAATCACAGGTTGGTGTG
This window encodes:
- the LOC103866139 gene encoding beta-glucosidase 15, producing MRGKYFSLLIVLIVLAFNGVLALNNSSTPKLRRSDFPEDFIFGSATSAYQVEGGAHEDGRGPSIWDTFSEKYPEKIKDGSNGSVADNSYHLYKEDVALLHQIGFNAYRFSISWSRILPRGNLKGGINQAGIDYYNNLINELLSKGIKPFATMFHWDTPQGLEDAYGGFRGSEIVNDFRDYADICFKNFGDRVKHWMTLNEPLTVVQQGYVAGVMAPGRCSKFTNPNCTAGDGATEPYIVGHNLILAHGAAVEVYRKKYKASQKGQVGIALNAGWNLPYTESAEDRLAAARAMAFTFDYFMEPLVTGKYPIDMVNNVKGGRLPTFTAKQSKMLKGSYDFIGINYYSSTYAKDVPCSTEQVTMFSDPCASVTGEREGVPIGPKAASDWLLIYPKGIRDLVLYAKYKFKDPVMYITENGRDEFSTDKIFLKDGDRIDYYARHLEMVQDAISVGANVKGFFAWSLLDNFEWAMGYTVRFGLVYVDFKDGCKRYPKKSAKWFKELLNPKKSN